The following proteins are encoded in a genomic region of Oryzias latipes chromosome 17, ASM223467v1:
- the LOC101157486 gene encoding probable flap endonuclease 1 homolog produces the protein MGITKLADLIRAEAPDSISHRDISDYAGKVIALDTSVVVNQFRAATPLSSPLRGLFFRTLTFLEHDIKPVFVFDGKPPVEKLPLLEKRAEAAGWSRPLRTGIASSQTRDCLEVLKHLGVPVVQAPGDAEGLCASLVREGRAHAVASEDMDTLPFGANVLIRQLNAKKDSEIVEYSLPKLLEALRISLEELVDLCILLGCDYCDKIPGLGPKRALALIQKHRTIENVLLNINRETHPVPHLWKFKESRQIFLDPPGPPTPELVWTEPDEEALVKFLRPIMKEERVRHRMETFREKRRDLREEREKEKAAGHCRQTRMVDFFRITRKRNQPVEPSSSGSKKTRSK, from the exons ATGGGCATCACCAAACTGGCTGATCTGATCCGCGCGGAGGCTCCCGACTCGATCTCCCACAGGGACATAAGCGACTATGCAG gAAAAGTCATTGCTCTGGATACTTCTGTGGTCGTGAACCAGTTTCGGGCTGCAACACCTTTGTCCAG CCCTCTGAGAGGTCTCTTCTTCCGAACGCTTACCTTCCTGGAACATGACATAAAGCCGGTCTTTGTGTTTGACGGAAAGCCTCCGGTGGAGAAGCTTCCTCTG CTGGAGAAGCGTGCAGAGGCAGCCGGTTGGAGCCGTCCGCTGCGCACAGGCATAG CCTCATCCCAGACCAGAGACTGTCTGGAGGTCCTGAAGCATCTGGGCGTACCTGTCGTCCAGGCTCCAGGGGACGCTGAGGGGCTGTGCGCCAGTCTAGTGAGGGAGGGGAGGGCCCACGCTGTGGCCTCCGAGGACATGGACACGCTGCCGTTCGGAGCCAACGTCCTCATCCGCCAGCTGAACGCCAAGAAGGACAG TGAAATCGTTGAGTATTCCTTACCAAAGCTGCTGGAGGCACTCCGCATCAGTCTAGAGGAG CTTGTGGATCTCTGTATTTTGCTGGGCTGCGACTACTGTGACAAGATACCTGGTTTGGGTCCGAAGAGAGCTCTGGCTCTGATCCAGAAGCACCGCACCATTGAAAATGTGCTTCTGAACATCAACAGAGAG ACTCATCCTGTGCCGCACCTTTGGAAATTCAAAGAGTCCAGGCAGATCTTCCTGGATCCACCAGGCCCCCCGACTCCGGAGCTCGTCTGGACCGAGCCCGATGAAGAAGCCCTGGTGAAGTTTCTCCGTCCCATCATGAA GGAGGAGAGGGTCCGCCATCGAATGGAGACGTTTCGAGAAAAGCGAAGAGACCTACGAGAGGAAAGGGAGAAGGAGAAGGCCGCTGGACACTGCAGGCAGACTCGCATGGTCGACTTCTTCAGAATCACAAGGAAGAGAAACCAG CCTGTGGAGCCCTCATCCTCGGGAAGTAAAAAAACCAGGTCAAAGTGA